GTATGGTAGCTAATTTGTTCTCCCCAATCCGCTTCCATGTTTCCAATTGCTCTAAATCATTTGCAGGTTTATGAAGATCCTCTACTGGATGTAGGGTTGCCTTTTTAGAGATAATTCGTTTACAGCTATGGTCATAATCGAACATAACATTACCTACATATGCCCCGTACTTACCCGCAGCGGCTTGTAGTGTTCCATTTACCATTTTTCCTTCTTCAAAAAAGTGGTGTGTATGTGAACCAAAAATAACATCAATTTGGGGAATTTGTTTGGAAATTAATTCGTCTTGCGAAATCCCTAAATGGGACATACACAGGATAATATCCACTTTATTCTCCATTTTCTCACAAACTTCTTTTAATCGATTGATCGGCTCTTGAATATGCCATCCCAACTTTTCATAATAAATGCCAAAATCTGCTGTTGCAGCTATAATTCCAATTCGTATACCAGAAGGAGTTTCATGGATTTTATAGGGTAACATCCATGATGGAATTGCCCCATTTTGATCTGTAAAATTGGATACAACGACCTCAAAACTCGCATCATTGTAGAGGTTTTCTAATTCCTCATGACTTAAAGTTATTCCCTCGTTATTGCCAATTGTCACATAATCATAACTAGCTGCATTCAACAACTCAACATTCCCTCTACCTAGTGTACCTTCAGTGAAAATATTTGATCGATCTATATGATCACCGATGTCTAAAATAAGGCAAGTATCATGCATCGCTCTTCTTTCAGAGAGAAACTGATGAATTGTTGACCAGTTTTCTAAGTGACTATGCAAATCATTCGTATGATAAATTTGAATTGTTTCTCTCAACATGCTCCCACCTTTTTATTTTACATAAGTCCAGCTATTATAGAACGGACTCCTAATAGAAGCAATACGATACGGAGCGCAATCACTAGTGTCTCTGAGTTGAGCTTTTTATTCAAACTTGCACCAAATTTTGCGCCAATATATGCTGCTGGAATAACAGGAATCGTATAAAGCCAGGGAACATTCCCTAATGAAATATGTGTGATGGAATTGATAATAGAAGATAAAAATACCATAAACATAGACGTTGCAATTGCAACATGTGGAGGAAATAGAAATAATAATATCATAGCAGGAACAATGATAGATCCTCCAC
The nucleotide sequence above comes from Psychrobacillus glaciei. Encoded proteins:
- a CDS encoding bifunctional metallophosphatase/5'-nucleotidase is translated as MRETIQIYHTNDLHSHLENWSTIHQFLSERRAMHDTCLILDIGDHIDRSNIFTEGTLGRGNVELLNAASYDYVTIGNNEGITLSHEELENLYNDASFEVVVSNFTDQNGAIPSWMLPYKIHETPSGIRIGIIAATADFGIYYEKLGWHIQEPINRLKEVCEKMENKVDIILCMSHLGISQDELISKQIPQIDVIFGSHTHHFFEEGKMVNGTLQAAAGKYGAYVGNVMFDYDHSCKRIISKKATLHPVEDLHKPANDLEQLETWKRIGENKLATILFQNSILLKKDWFHSSNMSDFFGEALLAFTGADCAMFPAGIFLTDLPKGNITASDLHKLLPHPINPCVVTLTGAELLEMIQLSKNEKWPLLEVKGLGFRGKYLGAMQFVDLTEQENGDVYVKGEILKHEKTYALATLDMFTFGYFFPAFKFANKQYFMPEFIRDVMKWYGKQQESKR